The Sandaracinus amylolyticus genomic interval CATCCGCTTCGACGACTCGCAGTTCCCGCTCGTCGTGACGGAGTGGCCCGACGGCGAGATCACCGACGCCGAGCTCGAGCAGTGGATCGCGAAGTGCACCGCTGGCTGGCCACGGGGCCGTCAGATCACGCTGCACCTCGGGATGCGCGCGACCGGGCTCACGTCGCTGCAGCGAAAGCGCATGAGCGAGTTCGCGAAGACGAACGAGCGCATGCTCGCGAAGGTGATCGTCGCGACCGCGATCGTCGCGGACTCGCCGGTCGTGCGCGGGATCATCACCGCGATCAACTGGCTCGCGCCTCCGCCCTACGCGCAGCGCGTGTTCGCGCGTCGCGGCGAGGCGGAGACGTGGCTGCGCGAGCAGCTCGCGGCCGATCGCGCCGCGTGAGACGCGTTTTCGGGTCGCGGCTCGCGGCGTCTCGAGCACGAGCAAGCGGGGTGGGGGCCCGCGCGTCGTGTTTGGGGTGGCGGCCCCGATCCGGCTTCGCCGGTCGGGGGAGGGGCGCAAGCTCAGCGCTCTTCGACGTGGACGAGCGAGCTCCACGTCTCGAGCGCCCACTCGCGATCGTCGTCCTTCGTGATCACGACCGTGCCGAACGCGGCGTGCGCGCCGAGCGCGGCGTGCGCGTGGAGCTGCACGAGCCGCTGCCCGTCCTCTTCGCCGTCCGCGAAGCGCGCGACCGCGCGCAGCGGACCGCGATCGAAGCCCATCAGGTCGCCCTCGCCCTCGATCTCCGGGAGCGCAGCGAGCGTCTTGTCGCTGCTCGTCGTGCCCTCGACCTCGAGCGAGTTGAACCACACCGATCGCGACGCGTCCCACGCGACCCAGGTGCCGCGCTCTTCCCAGCGCTCCGCGAGCTCGCCGGGCACGCGCATCGACCAGCCGCCCGAGAGCGTCACGCGCACCGGGTTGCGGCGGTAGCCGATCGCCGCCGCGGGAGGCAGCGCGCTCGCGCGCAGGTGCACGCGCGTCGCGCGCAGCGAGTCCTCGCCGAGGCGCTCGAGCAGCTCGCTCTGCTCGCGCCACGGCCACTCGAGGTCGGGCGCGAGCGTCTGCCCACGATCGAGCCAGCCGAGGACGCGCTCGAAGAGCGCGCGCTCGGCGTCGAGGATCGGAGGGCGCCACCGCACGTCGATCCACATCGCCGCGATCGCCGCGTCGCGCAGCGTCTTCGCGGTCTCGCCGTGCTCCCACCACGGGAAGACGTCGATGCCGTCGCCGGGCGTGCGCGCGACGCGCTCGATCCACGCGACGTCGCGCGGTCCCATCGGCGTGGCGAGCACGCCCGGGTGCTCGAAGATCGTGCCCTCCGGCAGCGAGAGCTGCACGCCGCGGACGCCGCGCGCGTGAAGCGAGAGGATCTCCATCGCGGTGGTCGCGAGCCAGATCTTCGTCGCGTCCTCGAGCGCGCGGCGATCGCGCGACTCGAAGTAGCCGCTCTCGTCCTCGACGTGATCCCACGCGATGCCGAGCGCGTCGCTCGCCGCGTGGAGCAGCTCCGCGACGTGCGCGTGGTAGCCGGGCCCCGCGGTGCCGGTGGTCGCCTCGACCACGATCCGGCCGCGCCCGACATCGATCACGCGCAGCGGCTCGGCCGCGGGATGGATCGCGAGCGCGAGCAGAGGTCGTCCGTCTTCGTCCTCGGCGCGGCTCGCGAGCGGCACGAACGCGCCTCCACGCGAGGTCGCGAAGGCCTCGATCGCATCGAGCGCGCCGCTCTCACGACACGCTCCACGCAGCAGGATCGCGGTGCCCATGGCGGCGCGAGCCTGACGCGCGCGCGTGCGCCGGTCGAGCCCGCCGCGCCACGCATTCCGTGGTAGGGTGCCCCGATCGTACGCACTGCGTTGGAACGATGACTTCGAACACCACGATCTCGCGAATCGAGCGACGCTGCATCGAGAAGGGGCTTCGGATGACCGAGCAGCGCCGCATCATCGCGCGCGTGCTCTCGGAGTCCGACGATCACCCGGACGTCGAGACCGTCTACGCGCGCGCGAGCGCGGTGGACAAGCGCATCGGGCTCGCGACGGTGTACCGCACGCTGCGCCTGTTCGAGGAAGCGAGCATCCTCGAGCGCCACGACTTCGGTGACGGCCGCGCGCGCTACGAAGAGGCGCCCGAGGAGCACCACGATCACCTGATCGACGTGCAGAGCGGGCGCGTCATCGAGTTCACGAGCCCGGAGATCGAGGCGCTCCAGAAGAAGGTCGCCGAGCAGCTCGGGTTCCGCCTGATCGATCATCGCCTCGAGCTCTACGGCGTGCCGATCGGCAGCGAGACCGAGGTCGATCCGCGCAAGAAGAGCTGATCACTCGAGCTCGCTCGCGCGCTGCCACATCCGCTTCGCGTCCTCGGCGCGGCCCGCGAGATCGTGGGCATCGCCGAGCAGCTGCGGGAACGTCGGATCGCTCGGGAACCGCGCCATCGCGGCCTCGCACAGCGCGACCAGCTCGTCGGAGAACGAGGGAGCGCGCAGCGGGCCGCGCTCGAGGTCGAACCCGAGCGTCCCATCGGGGCGCACGCGCGCGGTGGAGAACGACACGTTCACGTGCATCGCGCGCGAGAGCACGCGCGCCTCGACGCGCAGCGGTCGCGGATCCTCGGGCGCGAGCTCGCGCGCGATGCGCGCGGCTTCGATCGCGCGCCACGTGCGGCCGTGCGGCGTGATGTCGAGCTCGCCGCGCGGGGGCAACGCGGCGAGGCAATCGGCGAGATCGAGCGCGGCGCCGGGATCGCGCGGTCGCAGCGCCGTGATGCGGCGGAGCAGCGTCTCGCTCGCGTCCATGCGGCCGAGGTGCCGCTCGAGGATCGCGCTGCAGCGCAGCGCGGGCACGAAGTCGCGATCGATCGCGAGCGCGGCCCCGAACGCGGCGCGCGCGTCGTCCTGCCGGCGGCTCTGGAAGAGCGCGATGCCGCGGTTCGTGTGCGCCTCGGGATGGCGCGCGTGGAGCGCGAGGCTCGCGTCGTAGTGAGCGATCGCGTCGTCGGGCCGGCCGAGCGCGAGGAGCGCGTTGCCGGCGTCGTAGTGATCGACGTACGAGGGCTCGAGCGCGATCACGCGGCGGAACGCGGTGAGCGCATCGCCGTGACGTCCGAGCGCCACGAGCCACACGCCGCGTCGACGCAGTCGATCGACGCGCTCGCCGCCGGTCTCGATCAGCGCGTCGAGGGCCGCGAGCGCGCCCTCGCGATCACCGGTGTCCCATCGTGCGTCGATCGCATCGAGCTCGGGGTCGATCACCATCGTCTCCGCAGATTTCGCTTGCAAACGTGGGCTCCCGCGAATAGTAAGCTGTATGGCTAACAAACGCTCGGGCGCGCGTCCGACGCTCTACTACCACCCGCTCGCGTCCTTCTGTCACAAGGTGCTGGTCGCGTTGTACGAGAGCGAGATCGACTTCGAGCCCCGCCTCGTCGACTTCGCCGATCCCGCGTCGAGCGCGGAGCTCTTCGAGCTCTGGCCGGTGGGCAAGATCCCGCTGCTGCGCGACGGCGATCACCTCGTGCCCGAGACCACGATCATCGTCGAGCACCTCGCGCTGCATCACGCGGGCGCGCGTGCGTTGATCCCGAGCGATCCCGCGCTCGCGCTCGAGGCGCGGCTCTGGGATCGCTTCTTCGATCTCTACGTGGGGGTGCCGATGCAGCGGATCGTGCTCGAGCGGCTCCGCCCGACCGACCGGCGCGATCCGCTGGGCGTCGACGAGGCGAGGGCCGCGCTGCGCACCGCGTACTCGATGCTCGAGCAGCGCATGGCCACGCGCACCTGGGCCGCGGGCGACTCGTTCGGGCTCGCGGACTGCGCCGCGGCGCCCGTGCTCTTCTACGCGGAGATCGCCGAGCCGTTCTCGAGCACGCACCCGAGGGTGGCCGCGTACCTCGAGCGTCTCCTGAAGCGCCCGTCGTTCGCGCGCGTGCTGCGCGAGGCGAAGCCGTACCTCGGGCTCTATCCACTGCGCGACCAGATGCCGGCGCGCCTGCTCGCGGCATGCGAATGAGCGCGGCGGTCGTCTCGCTCGAGCGCACGTTCCACGCGCTCGGTGATCCCACGCGGCTCGGCATGGTGGAGCGGCTGAGCCGCGGGCCGGCGTCGGTCACCGAGCTCGCGGCGCCGCTCACGATGGCGCTGCCCTCGGTGCTGAAGCACCTCAAGGTGCTCGAGGAGGGCGGCGTCGTTCGCTCGGAGAAGGCCGGCCGCGTGCGCACGTATCGACTGCAGCCCGATGCGCTCGCCGCGATCGATCGCTGGGTCGCGCAGCGGCGCGATGCGTGGAACGCGTGCTTCGATCGCCTCGATCGGATGCTCGCCGAGGAGGACGAGGAGTCATGAGATCGGCCGATCATTCGACGTTCGTGATCGAGCGCGTGCTCGCCGCGTCCCCGGCGCGGGCGTTCGCGGCGTGGTCGGATCCCGAGAAGAAGCGGCGCTGGATGTCGTGCCACGACGATTGGAGGCTGATCGACGATCGCCTCGACTTCCGCGTCGACGGCGCGGAGATCCGCGACGTGCGTCGGCCCGACGGAGTCGTGCACGCGTTCCGCGCGCGCTACCTCGACATCGTGCCCCTCGAGCGCGTCGTCTACGCGTACGAGATGCGGGTCGGCGACGCGCGCACCTCGGCGTCGCTCGTGACGGTGGAGCTCGCGCCGTCGGGTGCGAAGACACGGATGCGGTTCACCGAGCAGGTCGTGTTCTTCGACGGTCACGGCGACGTCGAGGAGCGCCGCCGCGGCACCGAGATCGGGCTCGATCAGCTGGTCGCGATGCTCGACGGCGCGTGACGCTCACTCCGGCGCGCGATCGAGCACCTGCAGCATCACGCCGACGAGCACCACGCGCTCGGGATCGCGCGCGCCGGCGAGCGTCGCGTCGAGCCGCTCGTAGAGCTCGGCGAGCCCGCGGCGCAGCGTCTCGAGATCGGACTCCGCGACCGACACGAGGTGGAAGCGCGTGACGTCGCCCGGCACCCGCGCGGTGCGATCGGCGGCGACGCGCGCCCAGTGCTGCTGCAGGCGCGCGACGGTCGCCCGATCGTGCCGCACGTCGACGCGGCGATCGTGGAGCACCTCCCACTTGCCGCGATGTCTGCGGATCGCGCCTGCGGCCTCGAGCAGCTCGAGCGCGCGTCGCTCCTGTGCGACGTCGATGCCGACGCGCTTCGCGATCCATCCCTCGCGATGCCGCGCGAGCCGCCGGTAGTCGCGCAGCGTGAGCACCGGGAGCACCACCGCGAACGCGGGATCTTCGCGGAGCAGCGCGCGCTGTGCCTCGATGCGCGCGTGCTCGTGCGCGACCGCGGGGATCGCGGCGGGATCGGCGAAGCACGCGACGAAGTCGACGAGCCGGTGCGTCGTGAGATCGACGATGCGCAGCAGATCGCCGAAGCGCGGCGCGGTGCGACCGAGGGCCCAGCGCGCGACGGTGGTGCGCGTCTCGCCGAGCGCACGCGCGACCTCGGTGTGCGTGCGCTCGTCGATCAGCGTGCGCAGGATCGACGCGACGAGCTCGGGGCCCGCGGGCTCGCGCGCCGCGATCACCGCGTCGAGGCGCGCATCGAACGCGACCAGCGCGGCGCGCACGTCACGACCCACGCGACGCGCGAGCCGCAGCACTTCGTGGGCGGGGGGCGCGCGCTTGCCGGACTCCCACCCGGTCAGCACGTTGACGCGGTAGCCGAGCCGCGCCGAGAGCGCGCGCTGCGATCGTGCGCCTCGCAGGGCGCGCACGATCTCCGCGCTCGCGGCGCGTGCATCGAAGGGCGTCGACGTACGCTCGGTGGTCATCGGCTATCGAACGAATCGGCTCGCCCGCCGGGCCCTACCGTCCGCGCGCTTCGCGCGCTCCCGTCGGGACCGGCGGGACGAGCACTCCTGCGGGTGCTCATCCTTCCGGGAGCTCGCAGGCGCGCTCCGGCGGGTAGCGATAGAGCTCGGAGCGCGCGGTGAACGTCGCGGTGAAGGGCCGCGTCTGCTCCGACCCGTAGTGCAGCGTCGCGTCGATCGTGCCCTCGATCACGCCCGCCTCGTCCCGGGTGATCGTCACGTCGAGATCGTCCGGCCACGCGAGGATGT includes:
- a CDS encoding STAS/SEC14 domain-containing protein — translated: MASIRFDDSQFPLVVTEWPDGEITDAELEQWIAKCTAGWPRGRQITLHLGMRATGLTSLQRKRMSEFAKTNERMLAKVIVATAIVADSPVVRGIITAINWLAPPPYAQRVFARRGEAETWLREQLAADRAA
- a CDS encoding Fur family transcriptional regulator → MTSNTTISRIERRCIEKGLRMTEQRRIIARVLSESDDHPDVETVYARASAVDKRIGLATVYRTLRLFEEASILERHDFGDGRARYEEAPEEHHDHLIDVQSGRVIEFTSPEIEALQKKVAEQLGFRLIDHRLELYGVPIGSETEVDPRKKS
- a CDS encoding tetratricopeptide repeat protein, translated to MVIDPELDAIDARWDTGDREGALAALDALIETGGERVDRLRRRGVWLVALGRHGDALTAFRRVIALEPSYVDHYDAGNALLALGRPDDAIAHYDASLALHARHPEAHTNRGIALFQSRRQDDARAAFGAALAIDRDFVPALRCSAILERHLGRMDASETLLRRITALRPRDPGAALDLADCLAALPPRGELDITPHGRTWRAIEAARIARELAPEDPRPLRVEARVLSRAMHVNVSFSTARVRPDGTLGFDLERGPLRAPSFSDELVALCEAAMARFPSDPTFPQLLGDAHDLAGRAEDAKRMWQRASELE
- a CDS encoding glutathione S-transferase family protein, with product MANKRSGARPTLYYHPLASFCHKVLVALYESEIDFEPRLVDFADPASSAELFELWPVGKIPLLRDGDHLVPETTIIVEHLALHHAGARALIPSDPALALEARLWDRFFDLYVGVPMQRIVLERLRPTDRRDPLGVDEARAALRTAYSMLEQRMATRTWAAGDSFGLADCAAAPVLFYAEIAEPFSSTHPRVAAYLERLLKRPSFARVLREAKPYLGLYPLRDQMPARLLAACE
- a CDS encoding ArsR/SmtB family transcription factor, producing the protein MSAAVVSLERTFHALGDPTRLGMVERLSRGPASVTELAAPLTMALPSVLKHLKVLEEGGVVRSEKAGRVRTYRLQPDALAAIDRWVAQRRDAWNACFDRLDRMLAEEDEES
- a CDS encoding SRPBCC family protein, which codes for MRSADHSTFVIERVLAASPARAFAAWSDPEKKRRWMSCHDDWRLIDDRLDFRVDGAEIRDVRRPDGVVHAFRARYLDIVPLERVVYAYEMRVGDARTSASLVTVELAPSGAKTRMRFTEQVVFFDGHGDVEERRRGTEIGLDQLVAMLDGA
- a CDS encoding helix-turn-helix domain-containing protein, which encodes MTTERTSTPFDARAASAEIVRALRGARSQRALSARLGYRVNVLTGWESGKRAPPAHEVLRLARRVGRDVRAALVAFDARLDAVIAAREPAGPELVASILRTLIDERTHTEVARALGETRTTVARWALGRTAPRFGDLLRIVDLTTHRLVDFVACFADPAAIPAVAHEHARIEAQRALLREDPAFAVVLPVLTLRDYRRLARHREGWIAKRVGIDVAQERRALELLEAAGAIRRHRGKWEVLHDRRVDVRHDRATVARLQQHWARVAADRTARVPGDVTRFHLVSVAESDLETLRRGLAELYERLDATLAGARDPERVVLVGVMLQVLDRAPE